The nucleotide sequence CTAACATGGATTATCAATGTGGGATCGTTTACTACGCTGACGGAGCCATTCTTCAGAATGTAATCGACATCATTAGTAATATTCCAATTCTAAACCCACAAACCGAACATCTGGAGAAATGTTTCGCAGTTGGTATGCAACTAATCGGAAATCTAGTCGTTGGTAACATTAAGAATCAAGAAATCATTCTAATGAAGTACTCCTTTTTCTTGAGGTGAGCCGatggtaattttcattattgagATAATATAACTTGTTTCTTATGCAAATTCTTATCATTGCAGGAATATGTTCGCTTATGAAGGagctaaaaattatatttatatgATCTACTACAACTGCTACTTCGGTTCTCCTCATCTCGAACAATTGATAATTTCTCATACCGAAGCAATGACCGAATTAACAAACAGCAACTTGAATTCTGAGTTTGCGTAAGCttgtataatttcaaaattctgttacGCACATTTCTATcagcatttttttgcatttatgtCAATTTTGTAGGGAATTCTTCATTGAACTTTTTCTTGATCGATGCCAGTATTTTGACCATTTCTACGAAAGTGTCGATATTCCGAAAAGACCATGTTTATTGAACATAATCAGACAGAGATACTTGGCcgatagagagaaaaaattttcatccagtTTTGTTACCTTCCTTCAAAGTAAATTCAAAAGTTATAATCAAGATTCATTGCTGAAATCATTCAAATCGAGAACTCAAACTACAGCAAAAGAAGCAGCTGCTGTTTTAGATTtattaagtaatttttcctccgatgaaaattatttaaaggcTTATCAACAAGATTTCGCTTTGTTTCAACACACAGTtggtaaattgaatttttatcttcCAATTGTTATCATTTTGATGATACCTACTGTTACCTtctactacattttttttctgtttagatTTATTCTTGACCATCCACTTCGTGGATATAAAACCCAATAGTGGATTTCATGAAGTCTTCAGTAAATGCGGTACTGATGGATTTAAATTGGGATTAAACAGTTTCTTTGGGAATGTTCAAAAGAATCCGGCTTAtttattcaaagtaaatttaGTTCGATTAATATCAAATTTAGCATGGCATAATCCAAATCTGGATAATAAACAAGTGCGTACTATGTTTCAGTTTTTGTAATGATAAAATCAAGACTCTTGTTTTCATTCTTATCAATTATTTCAGGTTGAAACGAAAAGTCTAATACCGGCGTTAATCGATTGTTGTCGAATCGATGCATGTAATCCTTGTGAGTAGCAGTTTATTTTAATTGTCAAGTTATTGAAAAATGCGTTTTCTTAATGTTTCGATATTTTTTGTAGTCATTTCAGAATGGGCTGTGTTCGCTATTCGTAATTTACGTGAAAACCACATCAACAATCAACGAATCATCGAAGTTTTGCGTCGCCAAGGAACCATCAGCAAACAAATGATGAAGcagatgaataaaaatatcgCCACCAGCAATTACAGATTCTGCGTTCCTGGTTATAAAGAAGTCGCCGATAATGGTCTTCCAATCGAATTACTAGACATGTCTCAAAGCGAGAGAAAACGGTACCTGAGAGCCTATTTTTCGAGTGGTGAGCCGGATTTATCACCAAACAATTCGTACAGCAGCGATAGCAGCAGTGGTAccgagagtaaaaaaaaaagcaaaagtcGCAGAAAGAGACGTAAACCGAAGAGAGAATACCATAAATATTCTTCTTCGTCGTCATCGCCGACTATGTTTGTCAGTGATGTCGAgtacgatgatgatgacgacgaagaTCGAGGAAATGGCAACAATAGTAAAAATTCCGATCAAAGCGCTAGTTCGAATCCGGATGGGAAATGGAGTAATTCTAATGAAGATCCCGCCGCTCATCACAGTTGCGGATATGAAAGTGAAGAAGAGTGCTCTAGCATGTTATCTTCGTTGAATTTGAATACCTCCAATCGTAACAGTAAAAATTCTCGAAACGAGAATGcttttttatatgaaaatttcgaaaaagataAACAACAGCGTCGCTTTACAGAGTGAGTAAAATTTCCCTTTTTGTtataagggagaaaaagtgcACTTTCTCTCCCTCATAACGAAACATTTTTTATCCAACCCGGGAgctaaagtgattttttacaattttgatttatttcccTCGTTTTGCTCGGGcaataaatctcaaaattcgtcaaaaatcatttttttctccgtCGGTAGAATAAACTAATAATCTTCATAACTTTTATCTATGTACTCCTATATGGTTCacttcattactttttttttgtttatttattacAGCCGTTTCTGACCTTAGTGATACTTTGTCGTGTATCAGCGACAGCTAAAAGCTAAAGCTCAATGGAAGATGACGATGTGGTATCAAAACAATTGTTTTTGATGACCAATCTCCtgtgtttgaaaattccaacagCATGTTAGTGTCAGTGTGCTCGAAGTGTCGAGATAACAAATTTTCGATTAGTTTCTTGTCTTCAAGGTTGCAGATTTTAGCATCTCGAAAATTTCCTGTTTcctaaaatatttattttgctgtgtataaatttcgaaaaattaatttgtaaacattttgtatgtaattttgaatattaagtatttattttgttaaattctgtaaaaaataatttctgtgaattttcgtttgtaacgatctttgctttttttctaagCACAATTTTGGTTCATTTATGATATTCACGAAACATTAATAATAATGTATtatattgtaaaataatttaattttacagcTGTTACACTTCAAatcctcaaaaattttatattatttttcctGGAGCGATTTGTAATTTCTCCAATACCTAAATGTATATAAATTAAATATGGTAATTATCataaagttttaaaatgcttgaaaattatCTTTTAAATCATTTCTTAGATAATGTCAGTTCTTGTAATTCTAAATTAGAATGTTCCGTcgaggattgaaatttttcaaagaaacttaatatctttttttattttgaaaaaaaaaatgcattttgtgtATCGCTATCATGTTCTTGGCaaggttcaaatttttatagtAGTCTGCGATGATCTAATCAACTCCTAGTGATTTCATTTGAAAAGATTATTCGAGTATATTCAGAATTAATAAATGAAACTCGATTCCGACACATGATTCATTAATAAATGTACCAGTCTTGGCATCCTGCCTTCTTGACTAAAATATTGTAAAGAAACAATCGCAATTTAGCGAATAAACGAAGTATGTATCTGGTGTTACGAAAATGtattattaaacattttttgatcctGGTAGTTCGTCTAGCTCAATTAATATCCATAATGAATAATGATCCTTCGAATATTTTAAAGGGGGGGCAGAGAGATATGCAGTAATTTTTGTCAGTACCGTGAACGGTACGAATTGAAATATATTTCTATAAAAGAGAAGTAACTTTATTCGGCGATGGTAATGGTAACATTGGCATGTGTGACGTCACATCTTTAAAATAAGGGTAGTAGTGAAATGGATGATAGTTTCAGtcgaaaattattgttgaaatgaCACTGGTGGTAGTAGGCTCGTTTTAAAGAGTTGGAAGGAAAATTGTAGAAGCAGGCGCAAAAGAAGCAAACTGCACGATTTCATTGATTTGAAGACGGTGGTGTTATTAGAGGCTACTACCACCACAAGCGTGTTGTAACGAGGAAAAAGCACTACCACCGTTGTGAAAGCGTTTGCAATAGTGATTTCCTTTTGACGGAGTTTTAGTTTAGTTTGCGATCAGCTTCGTTGTTATTCGTTCGGTACTTTGCGTTTGTTTGTCGACGGGTGTGTTCGGGAAGGCAGAATAAACTCAcacaataggtacataaatgtaaACTGAATAATATCTGGAGACCGGAGAAATACttggatttttaaacaaaatgaaacCGGATAGACGAATTTAAACCAAACGGTGCTCGAAATTTACGAATCTGCAATCAAAGTTATATACCATGTCGCGCGATATGTACGGACCCGGTTCGTCTTTAGGTAGTGGTATGGGTACCAGATCACCCAGAAGTAATATGAGGATCGGAGAATTGCCCACAGTTGATAGATCGCCATCGAGAAACTATCCAGGTTCTGCAGCCAGACATAGTCCAAATAGACGTAGAGTACGAGGTACTGGCTCGCCTGATCATTACGGGAATTACTATGGCCGAGAAGAAGATTTAGGTAGTCCGATTTTGATAGAGGAACGCGGACGTCCCATGTCCTCCGGAGGCAGTATGCATAGATCCAGAAGTGCAACAAGAGCGATGCCCGAGAGAGGCGGATTAACGACTAGATATCAATCGTTAGATCGCGGTGGAGGTGGCGGTATCCTTAGCGATCACGATAGAGATTTCATTTCTAGAGAAAGATCTTTTGATCGAAGTGGTCGGGAAAGAGTTGCCGATAGAAATCTATATTTAGACGACGAAGATATATACGGTGGCATACATAGCCGATCTATGAGACAATCTCCGACATCGCATTTATATTCTGGCGGCGGCCATCATCTCAGGGACACATCTACTGGCGGCGGTTATTTGGGTGAACTTCAACATCAAAATACCGATTTACATAAAGAACTGACTAATTTGAAACGCGAACTAGAACTGACAAATCAGAAGCTAGGATCTAGCATGCACAgtataaaaacattttggagCCCCGAATTGAAAAAGGAACGAGCTTTGAGAAAAGAAGAGTCTGCCAAATATAGTTTGATCAACGATCAGCTCAAATTATTACACGCTGAAAACCAAGTAAGTCTATTTCAATCACATAGGTACATTTATCTACACATTTgcctacttatacctacctacctacctacctacttactatgtacatacttacgtaCCTTGTACTCGTTGCTTGTACACGATGTTACACTGGAGTAATATTGCTTAAAATAtcaagagtaggtacctaccgaaaACACATGCTTCATATACTTAAtaactcgaatttttttgaatttgttcattAACGAGAAATGAAAAAGAGTACGCGCGTTGTATGTAGATTTATCAAAACAAATAGTATTGACATGCCATCGACGCTTTTATGTGTAGGTATGTGTTGTCATTGTTACTACCTGTACCTTTCGTCGATATCAAATTCATACCTAAAATAGATGACGATGACGCTTTCGTCTATTCAGCACATTCGATcgtaattccaatttttttttcaaactctccGCCACGAGTCACGTTTATAATAATCGATACctatggaaaaattgattttcgattgttacataggtacctacctacaaaatgaTATGTAAATCACGATAAAAC is from Planococcus citri chromosome 1, ihPlaCitr1.1, whole genome shotgun sequence and encodes:
- the LOC135831799 gene encoding ataxin-10; the protein is MDILYSKTEQLIAEFKRNPHTDEVIISTTELFREMRNVCSVMYANMDYQCGIVYYADGAILQNVIDIISNIPILNPQTEHLEKCFAVGMQLIGNLVVGNIKNQEIILMKYSFFLRNMFAYEGAKNYIYMIYYNCYFGSPHLEQLIISHTEAMTELTNSNLNSEFAEFFIELFLDRCQYFDHFYESVDIPKRPCLLNIIRQRYLADREKKFSSSFVTFLQSKFKSYNQDSLLKSFKSRTQTTAKEAAAVLDLLSNFSSDENYLKAYQQDFALFQHTVDLFLTIHFVDIKPNSGFHEVFSKCGTDGFKLGLNSFFGNVQKNPAYLFKVNLVRLISNLAWHNPNLDNKQVETKSLIPALIDCCRIDACNPFISEWAVFAIRNLRENHINNQRIIEVLRRQGTISKQMMKQMNKNIATSNYRFCVPGYKEVADNGLPIELLDMSQSERKRYLRAYFSSGEPDLSPNNSYSSDSSSGTESKKKSKSRRKRRKPKREYHKYSSSSSSPTMFVSDVEYDDDDDEDRGNGNNSKNSDQSASSNPDGKWSNSNEDPAAHHSCGYESEEECSSMLSSLNLNTSNRNSKNSRNENAFLYENFEKDKQQRRFTDRF